The proteins below come from a single Chrysoperla carnea chromosome 1, inChrCarn1.1, whole genome shotgun sequence genomic window:
- the LOC123291002 gene encoding uncharacterized protein LOC123291002, which yields MEKLFVHLIRRSDEYFELAGLSEDKRLWFSLPDEHKNLYEHKVLSSKTTIKSAIAAIKPINGFRKIGIKLDEDLKKEYFDEDGNLSYKNYPLQESVVFFDVSEKLQEENFLIKRIKELELKLNDKDEIKLQNIEKKFVLDKYDKTQNPSEWFSKFESECDRNKIKSDTQMIEALRFFVAGSAKHWYEGNLKKFGLTNWSEWRNSFFSIFIDKGWTAVRKAYTYKYLGGSLIDYALTKENLCLEVESDSTMSSRINLIVMGLPSQVQDELDREDINTIKKLYNELRKLDGQYNKRSKENKPYDNRHEKTKLGESTKKKQIDIPLKKPCYMCEALGWKNRFHPSNECRNKILYAQKKESNLIETKSDSENEAEMMKMEIDQNSLN from the coding sequence atggaaaaattgtttgtccACTTAATAAGAAGAAgtgatgaatattttgaattagctgGACTATCCGAAGATAAGCGGTTATGGTTTAGCTTACcagatgaacataaaaatttatatgaacataAGGTATTATCATCAAAAACCACCATTAAAAGTGCAATTGCTGCTATTAAACCGATTAATGGTTTCCGAAAAATTGGCATTAAATTAGATgaggatttgaaaaaagaatattttgatgaagatGGAAACCTTAGCTACAAAAACTATCCGTTACAGGAATCTGTAGTTTTTTTTGATGTGAGTGAAAAACtccaagaagaaaattttttaattaaaagaatcaaggaattagaattaaaattaaatgacaaagatgagataaaattgcaaaatatagaaaagaagTTTGTTCTTGATAAATATGACAAAACACAAAACCCTTCTGAGtggttttctaaatttgaaagtgaatgtgaccgaaataaaataaaaagtgatacCCAGATGATTGAAGCTTTACGATTTTTTGTCGCTGGATCGGCCAAACACTGGTAtgaaggaaatttgaaaaaatttggtctAACTAATTGGTCTGAATggcgaaattcatttttttccatttttattgacaaaggtTGGACAGCTGTCAGAAAAGCATATACCTATAAATACTTAGGCGGCTCATTGATCGATTAcgctttaacaaaagaaaatttatgtttagaagTAGAAAGTGATAGTACTATGAGTTCCAGAATAAACTTGATTGTAATGGGTTTACCATCTCAAGTTCAAGATGAGCTAGATCGCGAAGACAttaacactataaaaaaattatacaatgaacTCCGAAAGCTAGATGGtcaatataataaacgttcgaaagaaaataaaccatATGATAATcggcatgaaaaaacaaaattaggagaatcgactaaaaagaaacaaattgatatacCCTTGAAAAAACCATGCTACATGTGTGAAGCTCTTGGTtggaaaaatcgatttcatcCCTCTAACGAATGCCGAAATAAAATACTGTACGCTCAGAAAAAAgaatctaatttaattgaaacgaaatctgattcagaaaatgaggctgaaatgatgaaaatggaaattgaccaaaattctttaaactag